The nucleotide sequence TCACGAACACGCGCGACGCAGGCGGCGAACCGGTAGCCGATATCGCCGTGCGCCCAAGCACGCTGCAGGGCATAGACGTGCCGGCCGAACGCGCACCGAGCATGATCGACGAATACCCCATCCTCGCTGCCGCGGCGGCGTGCGCGGGCGGCACGACCCGCATGCGCGGCCTTGGCGAACTGCGCGTCAAGGAAAGCGACCGCCTCGCCATGATCGCCAAGGGGCTTGAGGTTTGCGGCGTGAAGGTCGAGATCGAAGGCGACGATCTGATCGTCCATGGCACCGGCAAGCCGCCGCAAGGGCCTGCACCCGGCGGCGCAAAGATCGAAACCGCGATGGATCACCGCATTGCCATGAGCTTCCTGGTATTGGGCGGCGTAACGGCGGAGCCCGTGCAAATCGATGACGGCAGCTTCATCGATACCAGCTTCCCGGGCTTCGTCGATGCCATGAACAAATGCGGAGCGAAAATCGGCGCATGAGCGGGAACAAGCCCATGATCATCGCCATCGACGGCACCACGGCTTCGGGCAAGGGCACGATCGCCAAGCGGTTGGCCGCGCATTACGGTTTTGCTCATCTCGATACCGGCTTGCTTTACCGCGCGGTCGGCATGGCGGTCGTGCGCGCGGGCGGCGACCCGGCTGACCCCCTTGCCGCCGCTGCGGCGGCAAGGGCGCTGAACGCCGCAGACGCTACGCGGCTTTCCGAAGATACCGGGCTGCGCAGTTTTGCCGCCTCGGCCGCCTCATCGAAAGTGGCTGCGATCCACGAAGTACGAGCCGCACTCTTGAAATTCCAGCAAGATTTCTGCGCCAGCCCCCCGGGCGGCGCAAAAGGGGCCGTGCTGGACGGGCGCGATATCGGCACCGTGATTGCCCCGGATGCGGATGTTAAGATATTCGTTAACGCCGCCGTGGAAACCCGCGCAGAGCGCCGGTTTAAGGAGTTGCAGGCCAAGGGTGAAGATGTTACAAAACCCGCCGTTTTGGCGGACTTGCAGGAACGGGACAAACGCGACGCCGCGCGTGCGGTTGCCCCGACCAAACCGGCCCCCGATGCCATCGCGCTCGATACCACCAACCTCACAATAGAAGGTTCCGTGGCCGCGGCGCTGGCGATCGTGGAACCCAAAGCCGCAAGGCGGCAGGCCAGCTAGAACAAATGCCCGGCATGGTG is from Alphaproteobacteria bacterium and encodes:
- a CDS encoding (d)CMP kinase, which translates into the protein MIIAIDGTTASGKGTIAKRLAAHYGFAHLDTGLLYRAVGMAVVRAGGDPADPLAAAAAARALNAADATRLSEDTGLRSFAASAASSKVAAIHEVRAALLKFQQDFCASPPGGAKGAVLDGRDIGTVIAPDADVKIFVNAAVETRAERRFKELQAKGEDVTKPAVLADLQERDKRDAARAVAPTKPAPDAIALDTTNLTIEGSVAAALAIVEPKAARRQAS